Genomic DNA from Macadamia integrifolia cultivar HAES 741 chromosome 6, SCU_Mint_v3, whole genome shotgun sequence:
TGGGTCTGTGCCTACAGTTGGGAATTGAAACCCTAATCGGGCTACTCACTAACCCTATGCGCAAGTTAGAAAGAAAAGACTCCGGAAAACTCAGTCGCACGGCGATCAAGGTTATCGCCGGTCGAAATacgtgtagagagagagagagagagagataaagtaCCTCTCGGATGCCGGAGACGCGGAGGAGTCCGAAGACTGCGGTGGCGCCAGCACCGACGAAGAGGGAAGCAACAACAAAGGCTTTGAAAGGCATGAAGCATGAGTCTCCGCCGTAACCCTTTCGGTAAGAAGCCACTGCTGCCGCCAGCTGGGTCGAGCTTGCGATCCCCCACCAAtaaccaccaccatcaccattcCCAACCTTTTCCCCCTCCTCAGAAACAATCCCAAATTCTGAATTCCCCATTTCCagatcttcttctccttctctcctgcAAAGGCTCCAGCCGCCGCTTATTTTCTTCGCCTCGCATCATCTATCCTAGATGGGCTTAGCATCTCTACTGGGCTTTATTTCCTGGgcttgtgtttttattttttcatatatgtTGGAGAAATGTTAGTGTTCAATACTTAGGCTCGGTTTGGTTATAAGGAGAATTATAGGGTTTgggaaataaaattttgtatTCAACTTTCCCATCCATCAAATTTGAGTTTAGAACAAATTTGGGAAACGAttacaaaatttaaaaaatgacCAGAATAacatttcaatatatatatatatatatatatatataaatagataaaaaagaagggagagaaattACTAAACTGGAATAAAGAAGCGCACCAATGAGGAATGACAAAACAATTTTGTACATAGGAGGGCAGTGACATTAGTTCATATGTAGAGGAGAGAGTGAAGAAGCGTATTTGCACACTGGTCATAACCTTCCCTAGCGGCTCAAAGCatcttttccccaaaaaaaagaggggCAAGAGAACCTTTT
This window encodes:
- the LOC122081556 gene encoding uncharacterized protein LOC122081556; translated protein: MGNSEFGIVSEEGEKVGNGDGGGYWWGIASSTQLAAAVASYRKGYGGDSCFMPFKAFVVASLFVGAGATAVFGLLRVSGIREVKDLKKVGANIRSGLGVPPRQS